GACCAGAGAACTGGATGTTTCCCAATTTTCTAAGGGCTTCCTTCCCACTGCAGTACTGTCCCCTCGTGCTCCCTGGAGCCAGGCACGTTCTGGATTGAGTATCTGTCAGCAGTTGGAAAAGCTTTCCAAATTATTTAAGTATACAAACCTGTAGGCCCACTTCAGCAGCACTCGCGCTTCCCTTTCTCAGGTCCAAGGCCGAGCTGACACCTGCAGCGAGCGTGGCAGCTCATAATTGTACAGCAACAGTTCTTCCTCCTCATCAGTGCTGCATCCCAGTAACGAGACACTCATCTTCAGTGCAACACCTATCTGGGTACTGCACCCGGAACACCAGTCGCTCTGTGCACAGGCCATTACTGTGCTCTGCCCGGGTAAGACACAAAGCTCTCTCCCACATCACCACCTTATTTGTGTAAGgtcattttttaaacaagaagcTGTAGCATTTTTGGTTTGGCATCTCGGGAgttcatagattcatagaatagtttgggttggaagggaccttaaacatcatccagctcccatcccctgccatgggcagggacatcccactggatcaggctgcccaggttcACTTCCAGCAGATTCATGACAGAGAAAAACGAGTGAACTGTGATCATTACAGGACGTGAATTTCTTGCTCAGAACCGAACCACCAACTGCAAGTTATTTCTAGAAAGGCTTTTAAAGTCACAGGAAACTCTTTACTAGTAGAACATGAAAAATTTGGAAGTCAACCAAGAAAAGTGTTACAGCTGCAAAAGACACAAATACAAAAGATTTTCCTATCAACGCAGTGATCCCAAACACCTCAGCACATTCAGCATCCAACTCAGCTGCAGTCACAGTAAATAGTgacattttcacatttcattcaCAGCAGTTTCACAGAGGATGAAATTCATGAACTGAACCAGTCACAAGCCACCGAATGGTTTTGCACAGCAAAACAGTACCTTGCAGGATCATTCTTACATCAAAATATCTTTGCTTTCAGCCACACTTAGCACCTAAACCACCACAAAGGAATGTGAATTAGTTATGCTGCATCCGAGTGCAACCTTTACACTATCGATTAATATTAGACCATTTAGATCTCAGATTTACACTGACAGTAATTCTTATGATtgagaggaggaaggacagagaTCTTTGCTGGACATTAGCTAGCTGGAGTCTATTTCTTGCTCTTCTGCCTCGGGAGGATACAATTCATCCAAAATCATCtctgcaacaagaaaaaaatcttatttcagaGGGTCACTTTTCTAATTGATAAAGTAGAGTTATAGCTGGTGTCTTTGCATTGTGAAACATGACTGTGGAAGGCTACGGCAAACAGCCTTTGTCAAGGTTCAGTGCAAACAGGCCTTTAGAGATGAGTTTTGTCATACAAGCTTCTCCCCCTCTTCttgaaatcctttctttttaggCACTGAAGGAGAGGATGATGTCGGAGAGTCAGTTAAATTTAGCTATTAATGGAAAAACACTAAAAAgcactttgttcttttccagctgGTTCTGACTAACAGCATCAAGGGACAAGGAGAAGAGGCAATTCCTTGAGATCTGTGCTCTCTAGGAACAGGATGCTGAAAGCACAGGGCAAGGCCTGACAGACACAGGCTGGAGGAGCTTTTGGGGAAATGGAGGAAGGCTGGGGGAAAAGAGGACGTAAAAAGATGTTAAGAAGGCAACAGGGAAAACAACTGCAGAAAGCAGGCTTAATGCTAGCTGGAGACTTTGAATAATGAGGGAGCTTTTAAATGTGGTCATAGATAGTGCACATTGTTCTGCTGCAGAGAGGTGGAGATCTTGTCTGATCAGGTAGTAGAGATGTTTTTAGGGGGAGAAGAACAAGGTAGAactattaaagaagaaaagtacaGGAGTGAATCAGTCTAATGAAGCCTGAGAAAGTGTAGTATGGACTGCCACCTTCAGAGGGGTCAGCAACAACCATCCATGGCTTTTGGTATGTGGTACTTGTTAAATGAGATAAATTCCTATTTccacagcatggaaaaaaaccaacatcaTCTGAGTGGTTTTACCTTCACAAGCATTCAGCTTTTGAGTCTTCCTGAGAATGGCCCTTATGCTCGGCATGGCTTGCTCGTACTGATGGAGAACCTCCAAACGGTGTTCGTGAAACAGTTTATCTTTCTGAGACAGGCTGTGCAAGAGGAGAACTGCATCCCGTAAGAACTGAATGACTTGTTCcttgtgtgcacacacactgTTCTCAGATCTTCTGATCTTCATCCACTGTCTGTGTAACATTATAATCAGTGCCTTAACCacctgcaggaggagaaaaaaggcaCCTCAATGCACTAAGTAAAATTACAGCGGTGGAAAACTTATTTCATTCTGAACTTTCCTGATTAATCTCCTCAGACTTCCtgatttcagaatattttctagcAAGCAACAGCCAGCTTCCTAGAAAGTGAAATCCTTGGAAGTACAGAACACTTCTGTTTCCTTACAGCTAAAAAAAGGCGCAAAAAGCTATTTTGGCATTGTTAGGGGTACCTTTAATTTCTCAGCAGATTAAGCTCAGATGCTGCAGTGACATACCTCGAGGCTACACTGGCAGTCCGTGCCAGGTAACAAAGCTGCAGGACCAGAACGCCATGTGCACCTTGTCAGGAGTCGAACTGTCTATGGCAAAGACACAGACTGCGTTATCAGGGGAACTAGGGCTCGGCAGAACTATCAGACAATCCAGCTGCAAATAAAGGAGGTTAGAATTGATATTTCATTACTCGTTCCACACattactggtttttttcttgagttGATCATTTTTACCCCCAAAAACTGTTAACAGTTTTCCCATATGTGGAATTTGCCTGGCACAGAAACCTTTTCAGCTGTCTGATGGGAAAGGCTAGCGAGCGGCAGTGGCCATAAGTCACTGCCTACAAATAATACATTTACACTTAATATCACAAGTGTAGGTAGGGCGATAGTGAAATGGTTCAGAATTCTTTCAAATGACAGCAGAAGTGGAGCAAGTGGTAGAGCCTTGAACGAGTCACCTCTGTCAGTACAAACAATAgcaattaaatgaaaatctgttctttatAGATCTGATTACTACTCTAGTGCAGCAAGCCAGACCAAATACCACGGATATGACCCTACGCTGCTACAGACTGCCTTGCCAATTACATGTAAAAACTCATACGATTCAGCTCAGAAGTTACCAATACAATCAAGCGAATTGTGGAGTTCGCTTCTTTTATTCATCTTTTGATCTAAAGCCTAGTGTCAAACATTTACAGACATCCTAGgacccttcctgctcttcaAGCAAGACTGATGTCATCTTTAAGACCAGTCACCGATTCACTTTCAAGCAGCTGCTCCAAAATCATCGCAAGCCCTTCCTTGCAGtgctctctttcagctgaggGAAGAACTTGCTGTCAGACAGTTTGGGCTTGGCTCTGCTCCTCCCGCTCCCCCAACTGGAAGCGGCAGGAAAAAGCATGTGAACAAACAGCTGGGGTTACCTcttgctccagctgcagccaaaGCATTTCAGATGCCGATTTATCTGGCCTCGATGTGATGTACATGTACAGTGCTAGGAGGAGGCAGGTgtctgaaacagagaaagcttTGGTCTTCTGCCACCTGGTCAGTTGTTTAGGACAAAAATTAACTGTCACACacaaaggcatttcagaaaGTATGTAATGTGCTATCCTGGGCCTCAGGCTGAactttttgcttcatttcagaCACCTTAAGCAGTGCTGAAGAAACTGACCTGTCCCTAAACTTTATAGGGGCATTTGTGGCAACGCTGTCCTTCTCCATTCCTAAGGAACTGGACATAGACTATTTGTCACACAGAGCACTGGAATCCCTAATCTCAGTGTCATGAGTGCTGATAATTTACACTTCTAAAGTCTTCAAAAGATGGAtaaggctctgagcagcctgttccaagggaaggtgtccctggcagggggattggaattggatgagctttaaggtcgcttccaatgcaaacccttctatgattcgATTAATCTGGAAAGCAGTTGTAAAAATCCACATGGATACCAAGAGTGCTGCATGTAGACAGACACCACAGACAAAATAATCCTCAAACAATACCTGAAACACTGCAccagaaaacaagttttcaggTAACACAGCTTTTTTGGGGATTTAACATCTCGGAGCAAGGCCTGTTTGTGTTACTGTTAGTCTTGCTAACTGACATTCAGCCAATAACCATTCCGTGTTATGCAGTCTCTTACCTGAACGAGAACAAAGCTGAGCGACCAGCATGTGGTGCTGAGCAAGAACGGAGAGCAGCCTCACGGTCAGaagggcagcaggcagaggggtCTCGGGACACAGGCACCGGAGCAGTGTCTGACTGCTCAGGAAGTGCTGAAAACTTGAAGAGACAACTCGCACTTAGAAATGGGAAATGCGCTGACAAGTTGAAAATACACTATTTCTTGTACACAGCATTGTAATTTACGCCTTTTTAGCCATTCAGAACATACCCGATCTCAACTTATGGgttataaataaaaagtatgcTGAAAGATGTACTATTATGCTTGCAGTCAGTCTGCAATTCATCCTATCATGTCTATTCAAACATGAGCAGGTGAAACATCTCACTTTGAAGGGAGCCTGTTTACCCACCAGGATAAGAATCTGTGCTTTCGCTCCACAAAACCCCCCAATGTGAACATTAGACACTGTGAGCAACTGCATATGGCCTCAAGAAATTGTCTCACTTCCAAGTGACAGCGATGCAATGAGGCAACAACATCTGCTTTGTTTAAACACTGTAACATCTCATTACTGATTGGGGGCAATTATCATACTCAGTAGCAGCACAGGCAACAGAAAGATTCTCAACTGCTTCTCAGCAGCGATCTGAGCAATGGGATATTCTCCCACGTGTCAACACTCCTACTGCCACCTGCACAAACAAGTTCCAGAGAACGGAAACTGCTAAACAACAGAGCCTCAAATAATCCCAAAGCTGTTACCAACTTACTTTATTAGCAACTCCAGTGTTGAATTTTCAGCTAGTTTCACCAGAGCCTTGAGGCTTTGGTTCAATACGCTACAGGTCTGGGAGCCTCTGGCAGCAGAAAAACCTACAACCTGCAGCAGCTTCTTAAACAAAGAATGCTGAGCTCGATCGTTACTGGGAGCATCCTTCGGAGCGACAGGCAGCCCTCCTTGCGTCCTGGTATCTTCTTTAGTATCGCACTGATCATCACACAGCATATTCTTGTCTGTCTTGGAAACCTGttcatctccagcagcagaacTTTTTTCCACTCCAGTAGACAGTAACGTGTGGACAACATCACAGCTATAAAATGCCAAATAATAAAGAATACCCAGTGACAGAACTGTAGTTTCTTCAAGAGACAGCTTCAAGTCCTCCTTATTCGACACCACATTTGTGTTGGTTCTGGAAGAAACAGCTGAATGGTTTCCACAAGAACTATTTATGGACTTGTCCACCGACTGTACCGCTTGACAGTACACGTCGATGTGGTGTTCAACCAAGGGCAAGAGATGCACAGCACCTCGGATCTTGCAGCGTGCGAAGGGCAAGAACTCTCTCTGGCTTTCTGCTGGGCTTCCTTCAGATAATCCTTCGTCCATTGCAATCAAGTTCAAGCCTGTTATTGCAAGTTTCTGAGCTTCTCGCAGGGATACATGAGGAGCAATTTCTTCTCGAGttgtcctgctgctgggcagtTGCGTGGACTTCCTgtccaaagaaaattaaaagaagggaaatacttcaaaagaaaaggcagagaacatGGTGGAAATGTGATTTATCCATATTCTGAATCAAATAACGGAAAGCCTAGAGTACGAAGAGATGtctgtttccaaaataaaatatagattGGGGAAAACCAGAAAGCCCTACTCCTTGATTCCTATATGGGGGAGCAATTTCAAAGCTTTCCTAGGTCTTACAAAAGTAGTCAGAGCTTACAGCTGAGTAACTTCAACAGCTCACTATAAGCCATTATCTGAAACTGCATTTCAAACACTGGCTTCACAgtttaaagcttttaattaatGATCAAAGATGCAGAATGACGTTCCAAGTTTTGTATTAAATGGCCCGAGCAAAACAGCATTGAACAGCCAGAATGAGCCATCCTATGTAAGCAAGCATTCCTTAGCGTGGAGAATGCCACTGCTCTAAGAACGCATCAGAGACAGTTTAAGAAAATTTACAATAGATCTTACATATCAAAATAGTTTGGCTGCAGGACAGCTCCCAGGAGAGGCTCGGTGTTACTGCTGAGAAGGTGGCAGAGTCCTAGTGACAACCCCGGGACAATGGGCTGCTTCATCAAGGCATTCAGCAAGAGAGAACCTGGAagggtacagaaaaaaatgaatttaaaacatgatttaaaCATTAACCAAATTATATTTAGTGATTTTTGAATTACAATCTGATACTAGCAAAGTCTCTTGAGCCAAGTGATCACACATCCCAACCATC
This DNA window, taken from Cuculus canorus isolate bCucCan1 chromosome 11, bCucCan1.pri, whole genome shotgun sequence, encodes the following:
- the ATRIP gene encoding ATR-interacting protein isoform X1; the encoded protein is MAAAPGPRKRSGAAVLAGGRAGAAPENGFPPHKRPKSGGHGPGDPFGDGEEFTADELEEIEILASQALGREGGGERGGQGWEDGGKSSVCFGEPGRAAEGLLNRGSGAADSLRDAFQFEVLQTQHEEIKQKLKEMQDEILIKNGEIKILRDSMQQMEQVMEEQKRSYMLLERQKAQTLSEKEKEFSKKLLSLRSELQFKDAEMNELRTRLQNCERNKHAPQTVLTPSPKKNFAIQGKSEECSPQPGRRAFPTKESFSAEMSTRPSSSSVTTLIKEDTKVAHPEVSSVKHEAMGKHGSYNSAHKRNTQGSLLLNALMKQPIVPGLSLGLCHLLSSNTEPLLGAVLQPNYFDMKSTQLPSSRTTREEIAPHVSLREAQKLAITGLNLIAMDEGLSEGSPAESQREFLPFARCKIRGAVHLLPLVEHHIDVYCQAVQSVDKSINSSCGNHSAVSSRTNTNVVSNKEDLKLSLEETTVLSLGILYYLAFYSCDVVHTLLSTGVEKSSAAGDEQVSKTDKNMLCDDQCDTKEDTRTQGGLPVAPKDAPSNDRAQHSLFKKLLQVVGFSAARGSQTCSVLNQSLKALVKLAENSTLELLINFQHFLSSQTLLRCLCPETPLPAALLTVRLLSVLAQHHMLVAQLCSRSDTCLLLALYMYITSRPDKSASEMLWLQLEQETVRLLTRCTWRSGPAALLPGTDCQCSLEVVKALIIMLHRQWMKIRRSENSVCAHKEQVIQFLRDAVLLLHSLSQKDKLFHEHRLEVLHQYEQAMPSIRAILRKTQKLNACEEMILDELYPPEAEEQEIDSS
- the ATRIP gene encoding ATR-interacting protein isoform X3 → MAAAPGPRKRSGAAVLAGGRAGAAPENGFPPHKRPKSGGHGPGDPFGDGEEFTADELEEIEILASQALGREGGGERGAGSGAADSLRDAFQFEVLQTQHEEIKQKLKEMQDEILIKNGEIKILRDSMQQMEQVMEEQKRSYMLLERQKAQTLSEKEKEFSKKLLSLRSELQFKDAEMNELRTRLQNCERNKHAPQTVLTPSPKKNFAIQGKSEECSPQPGRRAFPTKESFSAEMSTRPSSSSVTTLIKEDTKVAHPEVSSVKHEAMGKHGSYNSAHKRNTQGSLLLNALMKQPIVPGLSLGLCHLLSSNTEPLLGAVLQPNYFDMKSTQLPSSRTTREEIAPHVSLREAQKLAITGLNLIAMDEGLSEGSPAESQREFLPFARCKIRGAVHLLPLVEHHIDVYCQAVQSVDKSINSSCGNHSAVSSRTNTNVVSNKEDLKLSLEETTVLSLGILYYLAFYSCDVVHTLLSTGVEKSSAAGDEQVSKTDKNMLCDDQCDTKEDTRTQGGLPVAPKDAPSNDRAQHSLFKKLLQVVGFSAARGSQTCSVLNQSLKALVKLAENSTLELLINFQHFLSSQTLLRCLCPETPLPAALLTVRLLSVLAQHHMLVAQLCSRSDTCLLLALYMYITSRPDKSASEMLWLQLEQETVRLLTRCTWRSGPAALLPGTDCQCSLEVVKALIIMLHRQWMKIRRSENSVCAHKEQVIQFLRDAVLLLHSLSQKDKLFHEHRLEVLHQYEQAMPSIRAILRKTQKLNACEEMILDELYPPEAEEQEIDSS
- the ATRIP gene encoding ATR-interacting protein isoform X7, producing MAAAPGPRKRSGAAVLAGGRAGAAPENGFPPHKRPKSGGHGPGDPFGDGEEFTADELEEIEILASQALGREGGGERGGQGWEDGGKSSVCFGEPGRAAEGLLNRAGSGAADSLRDAFQFEVLQTQHEEIKQKLKEMQDEILIKNGEIKILRDSMQQMEQVMEEQKRSYMLLERQKAQTLSEKEKEFSKKLLSLRSELQFKDAEMNELRTRLQNCERNKHAPQTVLTPSPKKNFAIQGKSEECSPQPGRRAFPTKESFSAEMSTRPSSSSVTTLIKEDTKVAHPEVSSVKHEAMGKHGSYNSAHKRNTQGSLLLNALMKQPIVPGLSLGLCHLLSSNTEPLLGAVLQPNYFDMKSTQLPSSRTTREEIAPHVSLREAQKLAITGLNLIAMDEGLSEGSPAESQREFLPFARCKIRGAVHLLPLVEHHIDVYCQAVQSVDKSINSSCGNHSAVSSRTNTNVVSNKEDLKLSLEETTVLSLGILYYLAFYSCDVVHTLLSTGVEKSSAAGDEQVSKTDKNMLCDDQCDTKEDTRTQGGLPVAPKDAPSNDRAQHSLFKKLLQVVGFSAARGSQTCSVLNQSLKALVKLAENSTLELLINFQHFLSSQTLLRCLCPETPLPAALLTVRLLSVLAQHHMLVAQLCSRSDSSTPDKVHMAFWSCSFVTWHGLPV
- the ATRIP gene encoding ATR-interacting protein isoform X4; amino-acid sequence: MAAAPGPRKRSGAAVLAGGRAGAAPENGFPPHKRPKSGGHGPGDPFGDGEEFTADELEEIEILASQALGREGGGERGGSGAADSLRDAFQFEVLQTQHEEIKQKLKEMQDEILIKNGEIKILRDSMQQMEQVMEEQKRSYMLLERQKAQTLSEKEKEFSKKLLSLRSELQFKDAEMNELRTRLQNCERNKHAPQTVLTPSPKKNFAIQGKSEECSPQPGRRAFPTKESFSAEMSTRPSSSSVTTLIKEDTKVAHPEVSSVKHEAMGKHGSYNSAHKRNTQGSLLLNALMKQPIVPGLSLGLCHLLSSNTEPLLGAVLQPNYFDMKSTQLPSSRTTREEIAPHVSLREAQKLAITGLNLIAMDEGLSEGSPAESQREFLPFARCKIRGAVHLLPLVEHHIDVYCQAVQSVDKSINSSCGNHSAVSSRTNTNVVSNKEDLKLSLEETTVLSLGILYYLAFYSCDVVHTLLSTGVEKSSAAGDEQVSKTDKNMLCDDQCDTKEDTRTQGGLPVAPKDAPSNDRAQHSLFKKLLQVVGFSAARGSQTCSVLNQSLKALVKLAENSTLELLINFQHFLSSQTLLRCLCPETPLPAALLTVRLLSVLAQHHMLVAQLCSRSDTCLLLALYMYITSRPDKSASEMLWLQLEQETVRLLTRCTWRSGPAALLPGTDCQCSLEVVKALIIMLHRQWMKIRRSENSVCAHKEQVIQFLRDAVLLLHSLSQKDKLFHEHRLEVLHQYEQAMPSIRAILRKTQKLNACEEMILDELYPPEAEEQEIDSS
- the ATRIP gene encoding ATR-interacting protein isoform X6: MAAAPGPRKRSGAAVLAGGRAGAAPENGFPPHKRPKSGGHGPGDPFGDGEEFTADELEEIEILASQALGREGGGERGGQGWEDGGKSSVCFGEPGRAAEGLLNRAGSGAADSLRDAFQFEVLQTQHEEIKQKLKEMQDEILIKNGEIKILRDSMQQMEQVMEEQKRSYMLLERQKAQTLSEKEKEFSKKLLSLRSELQFKDAEMNELRTRLQNCERNKHAPQTVLTPSPKKNFAIQGKSEECSPQPGRRAFPTKESFSAEMSTRPSSSSVTTLIKEDTKVAHPEVSSVKHEAMGKHGSYNSAHKRNTQGSLLLNALMKQPIVPGLSLGLCHLLSSNTEPLLGAVLQPNYFDMKSTQLPSSRTTREEIAPHVSLREAQKLAITGLNLIAMDEGLSEGSPAESQREFLPFARCKIRGAVHLLPLVEHHIDVYCQAVQSVDKSINSSCGNHSAVSSRTNTNVVSNKEDLKLSLEETTVLSLGILYYLAFYSCDVVHTLLSTGVEKSSAAGDEQVSKTDKNMLCDDQCDTKEDTRTQGGLPVAPKDAPSNDRAQHSLFKKLLQVVGFSAARGSQTCSVLNQSLKALVKLAENSTLELLINFQHFLSSQTLLRCLCPETPLPAALLTVRLLSVLAQHHMLVAQLCSRSDTCLLLALYMYITSRPDKSASEMLWLQLEQELDCLIVLPSPSSPDNAVCVFAIDSSTPDKVHMAFWSCSFVTWHGLPV
- the ATRIP gene encoding ATR-interacting protein isoform X2, giving the protein MAAAPGPRKRSGAAVLAGGRAGAAPENGFPPHKRPKSGGHGPGDPFGDGEEFTADELEEIEILASQALGREGGGERGGQGWEDGGKSSVCFGEPGRAAEGLLNRAGSGAADSLRDAFQFEVLQTQHEEIKQKLKEMQDEILIKNGEIKILRDSMQQMEQVMEEQKRSYMLLERQKAQTLSEKEKEFSKKLLSLRSELQFKDAEMNELRTRLQNCERNKHAPQTVLTPSPKKNFAIQGKSEECSPQPGRRAFPTKESFSAEMSTRPSSSSVTTLIKEDTKVAHPEVSSVKHEAMGKHGSYNSAHKRNTQGSLLLNALMKQPIVPGLSLGLCHLLSSNTEPLLGAVLQPNYFDMKSTQLPSSRTTREEIAPHVSLREAQKLAITGLNLIAMDEGLSEGSPAESQREFLPFARCKIRGAVHLLPLVEHHIDVYCQAVQSVDKSINSSCGNHSAVSSRTNTNVVSNKEDLKLSLEETTVLSLGILYYLAFYSCDVVHTLLSTGVEKSSAAGDEQVSKTDKNMLCDDQCDTKEDTRTQGGLPVAPKDAPSNDRAQHSLFKKLLQVVGFSAARGSQTCSVLNQSLKALVKLAENSTLELLINFQHFLSSQTLLRCLCPETPLPAALLTVRLLSVLAQHHMLVAQLCSRSDTCLLLALYMYITSRPDKSASEMLWLQLEQETVRLLTRCTWRSGPAALLPGTDCQCSLEVVKALIIMLHRQWMKIRRSENSVCAHKEQVIQFLRDAVLLLHSLSQKDKLFHEHRLEVLHQYEQAMPSIRAILRKTQKLNACEEMILDELYPPEAEEQEIDSS
- the ATRIP gene encoding ATR-interacting protein isoform X5 gives rise to the protein MAAAPGPRKRSGAAVLAGGRAGAAPENGFPPHKRPKSGGHGPGDPFGDGEEFTADELEEIEILASQALGREGGGERGGQGWEDGGKSSVCFGEPGRAAEGLLNRAGSGAADSLRDAFQFEVLQTQHEEIKQKLKEMQDEILIKNGEIKILRDSMQQMEQVMEEQKRSYMLLERQKAQTLSEKEKEFSKKLLSLRSELQFKDAEMNELRTRLQNCERNKHAPQTVLTPSPKKNFAIQGKSEECSPQPGRRAFPTKESFSAEMSTRPSSSSVTTLIKEDTKVAHPEVSSVKHEAMGKHGSYNSAHKRNTQGSLLLNALMKQPIVPGLSLGLCHLLSSNTEPLLGAVLQPNYFDMKSTQLPSSRTTREEIAPHVSLREAQKLAITGLNLIAMDEGLSEGSPAESQREFLPFARCKIRGAVHLLPLVEHHIDVYCQAVQSVDKSINSSCGNHSAVSSRTNTNVVSNKEDLKLSLEETTVLSLGILYYLAFYSCDVVHTLLSTGVEKSSAAGDEQVSKTDKNMLCDDQCDTKEDTRTQGGLPVAPKDAPSNDRAQHSLFKKLLQVVGFSAARGSQTCSVLNQSLKALVKLAENSTLELLINFQHFLSSQTLLRCLCPETPLPAALLTVRLLSVLAQHHMLVAQLCSRSVRLLTRCTWRSGPAALLPGTDCQCSLEVVKALIIMLHRQWMKIRRSENSVCAHKEQVIQFLRDAVLLLHSLSQKDKLFHEHRLEVLHQYEQAMPSIRAILRKTQKLNACEEMILDELYPPEAEEQEIDSS